From a region of the Lactuca sativa cultivar Salinas chromosome 4, Lsat_Salinas_v11, whole genome shotgun sequence genome:
- the LOC111917787 gene encoding cytochrome P450 89A2: MYTWFVIIVSVCLAALIFRRRDGKKLPPGPSFLSSNFLLLTISVMQGLRPIITNLKSKYGPLITFSFGSRPLIFICSQDLAHEILIQKSSSVADRPSYSSLEESCTITKASYGSTWRFLRRNLATEILQPSRVKSYSGARKWALQILIGRLQQQQQQEEAAGVKVIDHFEHAMFSLFALMCFGMKLDEHRINEIISKSRDMLFAVHPGNLGVNILCTFPRLGKILLRKKWKDILQKREDQEKVMLPLVKSRIEAVNNSEPQLGGNQMVAYVDTLMHLQLPEENANNGNGGKLTDKDLVSLCNEFLNAGTDTTISALQWIMANLVKYPHIQRKLYDEIVSVVGPPPPLPPPGVELKSFIREEDLQNMSYLKAVVLEGLRRHSPAPFVLPHRAQEEAELRGFTIPRGATVNFTVADMGLDPKVWDDPVEFKPERFLQVNNGVFDVTGRKGIKMMPFGVGKRMCPGYALGLLHLESFVANLIWYFHWTPPDGHDVDLTEKAEFTIVMMNPLQAKISSRTDKITT, encoded by the coding sequence ATGTATACCTGGTTCGTCATCATTGTTTCGGTCTGCTTGGCCGCCCTTATCTTCCGCCGGAGAGACGGCAAGAAGCTACCACCAGGACCCTCGTTCCTCTCCTCCAACTTCCTACTGTTAACCATTTCCGTAATGCAGGGGCTCAGGCCCATCATTACAAATCTAAAATCCAAATATGGACCTTTGATCACTTTTTCCTTCGGTTCTCGTCCTCTCATCTTCATCTGCAGCCAAGATCTCGCACACGAAATCCTCATCCAGAAAAGTTCAAGCGTAGCTGACCGCCCTAGCTATAGCTCCTTGGAGGAAAGCTGCACCATCACAAAAGCCTCGTACGGCTCTACATGGAGGTTCCTTCGTCGCAATCTTGCCACTGAAATCCTACAACCCTCCCGCGTGAAGTCCTATTCCGGGGCCCGCAAGTGGGCACTTCAAATTCTGATTGGTCGcctgcagcagcaacagcagcaggaGGAGGCTGCAGGAGTCAAGGTGATTGATCATTTTGAACACGCGATGTTCAGCCTGTTTGCGCTGATGTGCTTTGGGATGAAGCTTGACGAGCATCGTATTAATGAAATTATTAGCAAGTCGCGTGATATGTTGTTTGCAGTCCATCCTGGGAATTTGGGTGTTAACATACTCTGTACTTTTCCAAGGTTGGGGAAGATATTATTGAGAAAAAAATGGAAAGATATATTGCAAAAGCGGGAAGATCAAGAAAAAGTGATGCTTCCGCTTGTTAAATCTCGAATTGAAGCTGTCAATAATTCTGAACCACAATTAGGTGGGAATCAAATGGTGGCATACGTTGATACTCTGATGCATCTACAGCTTCCCGAGGAGAACGCAAACAATGGAAATGGTGGAAAGCTGACCGATAAGGATTTAGTGAGCCTGTGTAACGAGTTCCTTAACGCCGGCACAGACACCACCATTAGTGCTCTACAATGGATCATGGCTAATCTTGTTAAGTATCCTCACATTCAGAGGAAGCTCTATGATGAAATCGTCTCAGTGGTTGGACCTCCACCTCCACTGCCACCACCAGGGGTGGAACTGAAATCATTTATAAGAGAAGAGGATCTACAGAATATGTCATACCTGAAAGCGGTAGTTTTAGAAGGGCTGAGGAGACATTCACCAGCGCCTTTCGTGCTTCCCCATAGGGCCCAGGAGGAGGCAGAGCTGCGAGGATTTACGATTCCACGTGGTGCCACCGTTAATTTCACTGTGGCTGATATGGGTCTCGATCCAAAAGTTTGGGATGATCCCGTGGAGTTCAAGCCAGAGAGGTTCTTGCAGGTTAATAATGGTGTGTTCGATGTAACTGGACGCAAAGGGATTAAGATGATGCCATTTGGTGTTGGAAAAAGAATGTGTCCTGGCTATGCTTTGGGCCTGCTTCACTTGGAATCTTTTGTTGCCAACTTGATTTGGTATTTCCATTGGACTCCACCCGATGGTCATGATGTTGATCTCACAGAGAAGGCCGAGTTTACCATCGTCATGATGAACCCTCTGCAAGCAAAAATCTCTTCAAGGACAGATAAAATAACCACCTGA